The Novipirellula aureliae genomic interval GGGCTGTCAGCGTCTCGGAGAGACGCTGCTACTTGTATTCAATCTTTGGTTCGTTGGAAACTTTTGCTGGATCAAAGCTCAGCCAATTTTGAAACCTTGAAAAGTTCGGGTCGCCATGAAAACGGCGAATGTGAAATGCGTCACGTCCGACCAAGTTGTACGCGCCAAACGCACTGCAAAAACCGTGCATCCCTGATTCATGAACCATCTCGATCGCTTGCGGTGTCAATTGCGGTGGTAGTCCATAGGGGAAGGCAAAGTAGCGGACTTGGTCCCCGATGATATCTTCTAGTCGCTCTTTCGCATGAACGATTTCATCGTGAAGGACGGCGGGATCGGTAACATTTGAAAAGTCGATATGACTTCGCGTATGCAGCCCAATCTCAATCCCCATCGCGGATATCTCACGCAATTGCGCGGCTGTATTCACCGCCAAGCGAACGCCTGCTTCGATATCATGTGGAAACGGTGTCTGGTTTTCAATCGCATCGACGGTAACAAAATAGACACACGGAATCTGGCGGTCGGCGAGTAGAGGCAGGGCAAAATCGAGATTCTCAGCATAACCGTCATCAAACGTAAACGTCACACTTGGTCGAGGCGAATGATTTCGCCCAACTCGCCGTTGGATCTCATTCAATCCGACCAAGTCGAAACGGGCTTGGCAATAATCAACGTGAGACAAAAAATCGTCTCGCGAAATCGTCCAATCGTTTGGGTGCGTGTCGGCCACTCGGTGATAGAACGGGACAAACATCGGCGCGGTGCCACGAAGAATCAATCGTCGGTTTCGAACCTTGCGAACGGGCGACGTGACGACGACGCGAGCACGAAGAGCGGCGGCCTGGATCGTGTTCATATCAAATGGCAAGCAAACGGAGGGTCAGTAACGGCACAACACCCAAACCTACGCCACGCTGAACCGAACCCGCTCAAAAAGGCTGCGGACGAGCAAATCCGATTCGTTCCAATGGGAACTGCTAGCGATTGTAGCGGTTATCCAATCCGTTTACTGAACACCCACCATTCGATCACCAGCAAAACCAAGACGCCAAGCAGTAGCCATCGCCAGTACTCGATTCGTTTTTCCAGTGCAGCGGAATCGGCTTCAACCGATTCATAGCCCAATTCGACTGTCGGCGCCACAGCGATCTCGCTTTCCCGAGAATCGAACAGGTTGACCGAAAACAGGTCCACCACTCGCTCACCCGATGTGACCCGATAATTTCCGGGTTTATCGGTAGCAACAATCTCAACGGTCCCCGACGGGCCGACCGGCGTTCGAATCGCCTGATCGCCAACCCGCTCCACATCCACCTCGGGCAGCGCACTTTCGAGCCGCAGTCGCACCGTATCGCCAGGCTTAAACGATGGTGCCCCACTCGCCTCTGCCGCACCTGCCAAATAACGCAGCACATTCAATACAAATACGGGCCATGACCTTTCGGCGTACCAATTCGTATTCGTTTGAGTCGCGCCATCCGCATCCTCGCTAACCAGTTCAAACCCTAAGACTAAATCTTGATAGCCATCGCGAGGTGCCAACATCATGACCGGTCCAATGTCGGCCCCCAGCAACTCAATTGCACCCGGCGGCCCTTCCAACGCACGGCCTTGAAAGATCAAGAGTGAAAACAGTTCAAGGTATCGCATGAGCGGATGGGTTCGGTCCAAATCGACAAGCACGACACCCGACGGCTCTGTTTTCCAGCTCCAGTCGGCATCGCGAGCCATTTCGTTCTTAGGCGGAATCGATCCGATGAAGAAGGTATTGGTCGTTGGCATCGAAGGCGGCGAACAGCGGTCGTAGACAATCAAATCATCGGTCCCCGCCGACGCACGCTGCGTGTACGCTTCCGTCGCCAGATAAGAAGGCAGGACAAACTGCGACTCACATATCTTGCTCGACTTAGGCGTTTCGAGAGCTAACTTGAGAGGCGTGTTGCCTGGCGTCACGACCAGAACCGAGACTGTTCGCAGCGGTGTCAATCCAGCGTAGGCGACGTTATCGATTTCCAGATCGTCGTCAATGTCCAAAGCGAATTCCAAAGAGACCGCCTCATCACTTTCGAATGCAAACGACAATCCAACCTGTTCACCAGGCGGCAAATCGACATTTGACGCATCGAGCAGTTCGCCATCAAGCGTGAGCGTGGCCGGCGCCGATGCAGCGACACTACCCAAGTTCACGACCGTTGCGAACGCTTGAATCTCGGACGGTTTTTCCACATTCCGCTCTGCCGAGAATGCCAATACCGCGAGGTTTTTCGGAGTGGTACTTCCCAGTGCAATGTACTGTGGATTCAAATTGCCAAGATCAAATTCGGTAACCGTTTGGAAACCACCATCGCTGTAAAGCAACAGATCGGCAGGCTTCGCATCGGCGACCTGGACATCGTTGACGTCGCCCGCTTCGCTCGTCCGACGCGGGTTTGCCAATCCATCGGCCGCTTTCAATGCCCCTAAAACATCGGTCGGGCGGTTCGTCACCGCCACTCGCGACAAAGCCTCGCGTAGACGACGCCGATCGGACGTAAACGACTGCAACACCTCCGTACGATCACTGAATGAGATTAGCATCGCTGTCTCGTCATCGTTCATCGCCTCGATCCGCTCAGCGATCAACGCTTTGGCCTGCTCGAATCGATTCGCATACCCCTCAACATCCGCCGCCTGCATGCTGGCCGATATGTCGACCAAGAAAATCAAACGCCCCTGGCTGGCGACTTCCCCCCGCAGTCCGGGACGAAGGAGAGCCAATGCAGCCAAGGCGACGATCAACAACTGCAAAAACAACAACAAGCTGCGCCGGAGTCGCTGCAGCAAGCTGTTGACATGCAAGTCCTCGATCGTTCGTATCCACAAATAGGTACTCGGTACTTCAACCGGTTCACGGCGCAGTTTCAGAAAGTACAGTAGGATGATGCCAATCGGGATCAATGAAAACAGTCCCCACTGCAGCGGCGTCAAAGTCGATATCCAACTCATCGAACCACTCCTCGCTGACGCAGATATTGAGTAACGATCGTTTCCACGGGAGTGTCGGTTCGGACTGGAACGTAGACGATCGAACGTTGCGAGCAGAATTGTTTGACGTTACCGATAAACGATTGGACCGTTTCTTTGTATTTCCGCAGCACGTACGCGTTGATGGTGATCTCCGATTCGTCACGATCTTCGACATCGATCAATTTCCGGTCGCCTCGGAGTGGCGGATCGATCTCTTCGGGCGATAAGATGTGCATCACAAAGACATCCATCCGCCGCCCGATCAACATTCGAAGAGCCGACTCGTAGCCCTGTTTATCCATCAAGTCGGTCAGCAAGACAGCTACACCGGTACCTGTTGTGCGGATGGCAAAGTCGCGAACGCCGTCGTGAAGTGAAACGTTATGCCCGCTTTCGACACTATCCAAATAGGCCAGCATTTTCCACAAACTCGCTCGGCCGCGAAGAATCGGAGCACGGCGACCTTCTTTACCGAGCACCGAAACACTGACCCGGTCCGCTCGGCAAAGCCCGACATAGCCCAAGGCAGCCGCGAGTTGTTTGGCAACGCGAAGTTTCGTCGGATCGCCAAAGTTCATCGATTCGCTGGCGTCAACCAAGGCAAAAAAGTGCAAATCCTCTTCTTCGAGAAATAGTTTAAGAAACAATTGGTCCAAACGAGCGTAGAGATTCCAATCGATTTGCCTTAGATCATCACCAGCGACATAGTTTCGAAAATCGGCAAACTCGACGCTTTGCCCTTTGCGCCGACTGCGCCGTTCGCCCTTCATCCGTCCGCGAAACACTTTACGCGACACCAATTCCAAACGTTCGAGTCGCCCCAGTAATTCGCTGCTAAGCAGTGGCTGCGTATTCGTTGTCGGCATTCAGGGGCTCTAGCTTCACTTTCGGAGAACTTCTCAAATCAAAACCGTCTGCCCGAAAAGCTCGGTCAGTCGTTTTCAGGATGCCGTCATGATACCTGAGATCCTAGCTGTTGTCAGTTATGGATGATCTTCGACGCCAATTCCTCAACGCAGCTTCGCTATTCGACATTCCTCGTTCGACCTTCGATATCCCGTCTGGCGTGAATCTCTGGCCACAACGATTCGAGATACCGGTCCATTTCTGGAAATGGGCTTTTCAACATTCAAAGATTCCAGAAAACGAGATGCGATGGACAAGCAACGAAGCGTCATTCTCGATCAAAACACCCAATTGTTGTCGCTCTGCTCAACGAGCGAAAGCGTTTTCGCGGGCGAAAGGGCGAAAGGGCGAAAGGGCGAAAGGGCGAAAGGGCGAAAGGGCAAGTGGGAGTCCAGGCTTTCACCGATTCACGCGTCTCCCCGAGTCGCCTAAAGGCTATGCATTTAACCAATGCGGCGACTATCGCTCCAAAACGCCGAAATGTTCAGCCAGCTTTTCCGCGTTCGGCTTTTCGACAATGCCTCGTTCGGTGATGATGGCTGTGACGAGTTCGGCAGGGGTAACGTCGAAGGCTGGGTTCATAACATCGGCAGCGTCCGGCACGAGCTGAATCCCGTAAGGCCGTGCGACCTCGTCTCGATGCCGCTGTTCGATCGGAATGAGGTCTCCGCTTTTAAGCTTTGTATCAAACGTACTCGAGGGGCCAGCCACATAGAAAGGCACGTTGTGATACCTTGCCAAAACCGCTAATGGATACGTTCCAATCTTGTTGGCAATGTCACCATTTGCTGCAATGCGATCGGTGCCAACAATGACGGCATCCACACGACCTGATCTCAGCAAGCTCCCCGACATTGAATCGGTTAAGACCGTGACTGGAACGCCAGCCTGCGACAACTCCCAAGCTGTCAAGCGAGCGCCTTGAAGCAGTGGTCTCGTCTCGTCGGCAAAGACATGAATTGCATGTCCTGATTGATGCAACTCATAGATCGGTGCCAGCGCCGTGCCCCACATTGAAGTCGCCAATCCACCTGCATTGCAATGCGTCAATACATTTTTGCACGAGTGAAGTTGTTTGGCTCCATGCCGACCGATTGCTTGACACATTTGACGATCTTCTTCGTGAATCGCTTTTGCTTCGCTCACCAAGCGATCGTGCAAGAGGTTGTCGTCGGAAGTTGACTCGAGGACCGTTCGCATTCGGTCGAGTGCCCAAAACAAGTTCACCGCCGTCGGACGGCTTTCGGCCAATCGATCGATTGCGGCGCCGTAGGCGGAACGAGCCCGAACGTCACGGTTACCGTCGGTGTCACGGTTACCGTCGGTGTCACGGGCGCCGTCGGTGTCACGGGCGCCGTCGGTGTCACGGGCGAGACAAACACCGTATGCTGCAGCGATCCCAATCGCCGGAGCACCACGCACCGATAGCCTTTGAATAGCAGCAAACGTTGTTTCGACCGTCCGGCATTCGAGCATGACAAGGTCCGACGGTAATTTCGTCTGGTCGATCAGTGTTAAGACGTTGTCGGCAAAGGAGAGTGTTTCAGGCATAAGGCAATCAATAGCTAAACGCATCCGCGTCTTCTTGGGGGGCCGGTTGGTAACTGTGCGGCTCCATACTGCTGCCCGCTCGTCCTTGGCTCAAACTTCGCACCGCACTGCTGTAGCCAAACATCTCCTTGAGTGGAGCGTGAGCGGTAATCACCGTCATCGCTCCTCGTGTTTCGGTCGCCGCGATGATCGCGCGACGCTGTTGCAAATCGCCGACGATTTCACCCATATAGTCTTCGGGCGTCGTGACTTCGACCTTCATCACCGGTTCAAGCAAGACAGGTCCAGCCGCTTCGAGCCCCTTGTCGAATGCGTCGCCTGCTGCGATTCGGAACGCAACCTCGTCACTTCCCTCTTCATGAGTTTCGGCCTCGAAGACTTCGATTTTCACACCTGACAACGGGAATCCTGCGATCAAGCCTCCCCCTTCGGCACGCTGCCTGAGCTCATCGATTGCCGCAGCTCGAACGTTGCCCTGCAACGGTCCTTCGGGCGGCAAGCGATCAAAAACGAGCACCGGCGATGAAGTGTCCTCCAGTTTCGTGACCCGCACCTTCAATCGAGCGAACATGTTGGTCGCCCCGATTTGGCGATTGCATTGGCCTGTTATCGTCGCATTGCCAGCAATCGTTTCTCGGTAGTTCACTCTTGGTTTGTAGAATTTGACGTTCAAGCCAAAGTCACGAGTCAGCCGATGCTGAATCACTTCGAGATGCAATTCGCCCATGCCGCTAATCAGCGTTTGTCCGACTTCCGTATTTTCAACCGCTTGGAACGTCGGGTCTTGTCGCTTGAGCATCTCCAGCGTTTCTTCTAGCTTTTTGCGATCGGTCGTGCTCTCAGGCTCAATCGCCATCGACAACACCGTATCCGCGAACTTGATACTTGGCAGTTCAATCGTTTCCTTCGTATCGCAAAGCGTGTCACCGGTTATCGCGAACCGCGGTCCGATCAAACAGCAAATATCTCCGGCGCCGACCGAGTCAATCTGTCCATCTCGATCCTTCTTGGTGGCATGGATTTGCCAAAGTTGAGCCACGTTCTCTTTTTTGTCACGGTTCGGACATTGAACACGCGAATTTTGTTTTAACTCTCCGCTGTAGACGCGGACCCAATAATTGTCACCGGTTTTCGCAGGTAGAATTTTGAAGACCAAACCACAAAACGGCTCCTTCAAATCAGGCTTGCGTATCCGCTTCTTATCCGGCTTCTTCGGATCCACCCCTTCGACGGGTGGCCGATCGAGGGGGCTTGGCAAATAGTTGCCAACCGCTGTCATCAATGGCTGGATCCCGATTCCATGCAACGCCGACCCGCAAAGGACGGGTTGAATCGTCATGTCGATACAGCCTTGGCGAAGCGCCGCAATCACCATCTCTTTGGGGACGGGCTTTTCCTCCATCGCCAACTGCATCGCTTCATCACTCAGCTCGTAAACGACTTCCAGCATCTGCTCACGCCAAAGCATGGCATCGTCGAGCAGTTCTTCGGGGATATCGATTTCCTTGACCTGCTTGCCCTCCGTTTCTGGATCGAACTCAAGCAGTTTCATGTCGACCAAATCGATCACACCTCGAAACGGATTGTTCACGTGGGGGGGGCCTTGCCCGACCGGCACCTCGACGGCGACCGGGCGACCGCCTAGCCGAGGAGCAATGTCGTTGAAGACCGAGTCGAAGCTCGCTCCTTCGCGGTCCATTTTGTTGATAAAGACAATTCGCGGAACACCGTAACGATCCGCTTGACGCCAAACCGTTTCACTTTGCGCCTCAACCCCTTCTCGCGCCGAAAAAACCGTCACTGCACCATCGAGAACTCGCAAGCATCGCTCAACTTCGGCCGTAAAGTCAACGTGCCCGGGCGTGTCAAGCAAGTTGATCGAATACTGTTGCCAATTGTATTTGACACAAGCGCTGAAAATGGTGATCCCACGCTCCTGCTCTTCAGGATCGTCGTCCGTGTCGGTCGTGCCATGGTCGACGCGGCCCACACGGTGCTTCGCACCGCTGAGGTAGAGCATCCGTTCGGTAACCGTTGTCTTGCCAGCGTCGATGTGGGCAATGATGCCGATGTTACGCAGTTTGGATATTTCGATAGCCATCGCAGGTCAAAATTCAGTGGATGATTTGTATGTTTGGAGAGCGTCACTAAGATACACACGCGCACGAAAAACCGCGACCGGGCAAAATACCCGAACGCGGTTTTGTGGATCGTTTTAAAAGGAAAGCCTACCAAGCGAAGTGAGCAAACGCCTTGTTCGCGTCCGCCATGCGGTGGGTGTTTTCACGTTTGGTATAAGCGACACCCTCTTTCTTGTAAGCCGCCAAGACCTCGTCGGCCAACTTCAAGTGCATTGGGCGGCCCTTCTTGTCGCGAACGGCTGCGAGCAACCAGCGGATAGCCAAGCTCTGCTGGCGGGTTCGGTTGACCTGCATCGGAACTTGGTAACTCGCACCACCGACTCGTTTACTGCGAACTTCAATGTAAGGCTTGATGTTCTCTACCGCTTCTTCGAATATCTCGATTGGCTCTGCGTCGGTGTTGCGTTTGGCGATTTCAGCCAACGCGTCATAGAAAACCTTTTGTGCGGTCGTCTTCTTGCCGTCAAGCATCAAGCAATTGATGAACTTGCCCGCCAACAACGAATTGTGCTTCGGGTCGGGCTTCAAAGAAGTTCGGCTGGCAGTAATACGTCCCATAATTGAATCTAATCTATTCGGCTAAGGTTTGTTTTTTGGGGAAGGGGGGGGGAATCGGAACGAACTACTTCTTCGCACCGTAGCGACTTCGCGATTGCTTACGCCCATCGACACCGAGTGCGTCACGCGAACCACGAACCACTTGGTAACGCACACCGGGCAAGTCGCGAACACGACCACCACGCACAAGCACGATCGAGTGTTCCTGCAGATTGTGGCCTTCACCAGGGATATAAACCGTGACTTCTTTGCCATTGCTAAGCCGCACACGGGTGATCTTTCGAAGCGCCGAGTTCGGCTTCTTCGGTGTCATGGTGCGAACTTGCAAACAAACACCCTGTTTTTGAGGGCATTTTTCGAGCACAGGCGACTTGCTTTGACTCTTTTTTAACTTTCGTCGCTTGCGGACGAGCTGATTAATCGTTGGCATAGAAGATGTTGTTGCTTCGTTAACTGCGTCAAACGTGGAATTACGAGAAGGGCAAGTATCCGTTTCCGATCGTTTCTGTCAATAGCTACCGGAGAATCCGTCGCTAGAAAGTCAGAGAATTCGGGATTTCATCGTAAAAACAGGTGCCTGATCTAAGATGGCTATTAAAATATGGGTGTCGGCATCGGTACCTTTCGCTCCGCGAACGTGCGTTCTGGGTGCGATCCTTCGCGATGCGAGAGGCGACTTTCTCTAAAACAACTGTCCGAAAACGGCGAATTTTCTCTCCGAGCGTAACATGATTCGATTTTCCCTTAGAACAAACCTGCTAGCCCTCACACTGCTGGTCGTCCCCTTCGTATCCAATGCGTCGGCCCAATTATTCCATTTTGGCGGATTCGGAGGCGGTGTTCGTATCCGCGCCCCCTTCGTAGCCGTCGACGTGGATCCATGGGGAGGGGCTCGCGTCCGGGCTCCATTCACCGCGGTCGATTCCGGATTCGGCCATCCACCTTTGGGCCCGCCGATCGGTCGCAGTCCGTTTTGGTCGCCGTTTCCGCCGCCGGTTCCCCACGCCGATTACCGCTCCTATCGTTTCGAGTCGTACCGCTACGCTCCCTACGGCCAAAGTTTGGGTGACTACAGCTTGCCTGATTACGATCCACGCTACGACCGTTACGATTACGACCACTACGCGCATGCCGACGATCCGCGACTTGATGCTCCCGCTTATCGTGGCCAAATCGGTGCGGATTCGTATTACCAACCCTCTCTGAGCGATGATCCGCCGTATTACGACCAGCAGGCCGAGGACGAGTTTATCGAACGGCTCTATCCGAATCAGAGCCGCCAAGACAACGTGATCTCCTCGGCGATCCCTCAACCGTCGCCACACCGCAGTCGGTTGGATGACCAGCTGCTTCAAGCTCAAGCCGAATCGCTAGCCGAACAGCGAATTTACGCTGCTGAAAATCTGTCGGCCACAATTTCCGATACAACGCTCGCTCGCTCAGCCGCCCAATTGGCGGATGGACTGGCTGCGATGGGCGAAGAAGGCAGTGCCTGGTTAGATTATTTGGCCCCCGACGACATCGTCCGCTGGGTCGACGCCGGTTCACCCAACAATGACTTGCTTGTCAATCTGATCTCTGCGTATGACGGGGTCGTGTCCAACCCACAACTTGGCTGGGTTGCCTCGATGGCTGGATTTCGTGAAACGC includes:
- a CDS encoding DUF58 domain-containing protein, translated to MPTTNTQPLLSSELLGRLERLELVSRKVFRGRMKGERRSRRKGQSVEFADFRNYVAGDDLRQIDWNLYARLDQLFLKLFLEEEDLHFFALVDASESMNFGDPTKLRVAKQLAAALGYVGLCRADRVSVSVLGKEGRRAPILRGRASLWKMLAYLDSVESGHNVSLHDGVRDFAIRTTGTGVAVLLTDLMDKQGYESALRMLIGRRMDVFVMHILSPEEIDPPLRGDRKLIDVEDRDESEITINAYVLRKYKETVQSFIGNVKQFCSQRSIVYVPVRTDTPVETIVTQYLRQRGVVR
- the rpsG gene encoding 30S ribosomal protein S7 — encoded protein: MGRITASRTSLKPDPKHNSLLAGKFINCLMLDGKKTTAQKVFYDALAEIAKRNTDAEPIEIFEEAVENIKPYIEVRSKRVGGASYQVPMQVNRTRQQSLAIRWLLAAVRDKKGRPMHLKLADEVLAAYKKEGVAYTKRENTHRMADANKAFAHFAW
- the rpsL gene encoding 30S ribosomal protein S12, producing MPTINQLVRKRRKLKKSQSKSPVLEKCPQKQGVCLQVRTMTPKKPNSALRKITRVRLSNGKEVTVYIPGEGHNLQEHSIVLVRGGRVRDLPGVRYQVVRGSRDALGVDGRKQSRSRYGAKK
- a CDS encoding vWA domain-containing protein gives rise to the protein MSWISTLTPLQWGLFSLIPIGIILLYFLKLRREPVEVPSTYLWIRTIEDLHVNSLLQRLRRSLLLFLQLLIVALAALALLRPGLRGEVASQGRLIFLVDISASMQAADVEGYANRFEQAKALIAERIEAMNDDETAMLISFSDRTEVLQSFTSDRRRLREALSRVAVTNRPTDVLGALKAADGLANPRRTSEAGDVNDVQVADAKPADLLLYSDGGFQTVTEFDLGNLNPQYIALGSTTPKNLAVLAFSAERNVEKPSEIQAFATVVNLGSVAASAPATLTLDGELLDASNVDLPPGEQVGLSFAFESDEAVSLEFALDIDDDLEIDNVAYAGLTPLRTVSVLVVTPGNTPLKLALETPKSSKICESQFVLPSYLATEAYTQRASAGTDDLIVYDRCSPPSMPTTNTFFIGSIPPKNEMARDADWSWKTEPSGVVLVDLDRTHPLMRYLELFSLLIFQGRALEGPPGAIELLGADIGPVMMLAPRDGYQDLVLGFELVSEDADGATQTNTNWYAERSWPVFVLNVLRYLAGAAEASGAPSFKPGDTVRLRLESALPEVDVERVGDQAIRTPVGPSGTVEIVATDKPGNYRVTSGERVVDLFSVNLFDSRESEIAVAPTVELGYESVEADSAALEKRIEYWRWLLLGVLVLLVIEWWVFSKRIG
- a CDS encoding polysaccharide deacetylase family protein is translated as MNTIQAAALRARVVVTSPVRKVRNRRLILRGTAPMFVPFYHRVADTHPNDWTISRDDFLSHVDYCQARFDLVGLNEIQRRVGRNHSPRPSVTFTFDDGYAENLDFALPLLADRQIPCVYFVTVDAIENQTPFPHDIEAGVRLAVNTAAQLREISAMGIEIGLHTRSHIDFSNVTDPAVLHDEIVHAKERLEDIIGDQVRYFAFPYGLPPQLTPQAIEMVHESGMHGFCSAFGAYNLVGRDAFHIRRFHGDPNFSRFQNWLSFDPAKVSNEPKIEYK
- the mtnA gene encoding S-methyl-5-thioribose-1-phosphate isomerase; this encodes MRLAIDCLMPETLSFADNVLTLIDQTKLPSDLVMLECRTVETTFAAIQRLSVRGAPAIGIAAAYGVCLARDTDGARDTDGARDTDGNRDTDGNRDVRARSAYGAAIDRLAESRPTAVNLFWALDRMRTVLESTSDDNLLHDRLVSEAKAIHEEDRQMCQAIGRHGAKQLHSCKNVLTHCNAGGLATSMWGTALAPIYELHQSGHAIHVFADETRPLLQGARLTAWELSQAGVPVTVLTDSMSGSLLRSGRVDAVIVGTDRIAANGDIANKIGTYPLAVLARYHNVPFYVAGPSSTFDTKLKSGDLIPIEQRHRDEVARPYGIQLVPDAADVMNPAFDVTPAELVTAIITERGIVEKPNAEKLAEHFGVLER
- the fusA gene encoding elongation factor G, which translates into the protein MAIEISKLRNIGIIAHIDAGKTTVTERMLYLSGAKHRVGRVDHGTTDTDDDPEEQERGITIFSACVKYNWQQYSINLLDTPGHVDFTAEVERCLRVLDGAVTVFSAREGVEAQSETVWRQADRYGVPRIVFINKMDREGASFDSVFNDIAPRLGGRPVAVEVPVGQGPPHVNNPFRGVIDLVDMKLLEFDPETEGKQVKEIDIPEELLDDAMLWREQMLEVVYELSDEAMQLAMEEKPVPKEMVIAALRQGCIDMTIQPVLCGSALHGIGIQPLMTAVGNYLPSPLDRPPVEGVDPKKPDKKRIRKPDLKEPFCGLVFKILPAKTGDNYWVRVYSGELKQNSRVQCPNRDKKENVAQLWQIHATKKDRDGQIDSVGAGDICCLIGPRFAITGDTLCDTKETIELPSIKFADTVLSMAIEPESTTDRKKLEETLEMLKRQDPTFQAVENTEVGQTLISGMGELHLEVIQHRLTRDFGLNVKFYKPRVNYRETIAGNATITGQCNRQIGATNMFARLKVRVTKLEDTSSPVLVFDRLPPEGPLQGNVRAAAIDELRQRAEGGGLIAGFPLSGVKIEVFEAETHEEGSDEVAFRIAAGDAFDKGLEAAGPVLLEPVMKVEVTTPEDYMGEIVGDLQQRRAIIAATETRGAMTVITAHAPLKEMFGYSSAVRSLSQGRAGSSMEPHSYQPAPQEDADAFSY